The nucleotide window AGGTTGGATGTAATCCCTCCTGCAGTAAGCAACAGAAACACAATGTCCCGGTCCGCCTGTTTCCTGAAGATCATCGTTCCAACGATGTATAGAAACCAGATCATAGATACAAGAAAGAATATGTTAATGACATTGTAATGGATCAAGGCATATGTAGTATGAATGGGCACCACCACGATTATGGCAGTATAGATCAAGGTAATGAGAACATGTAACTGAAGCCATGTTTTTCGTACATGAACCATCGCTAATCTCTGGAATAACAGAAGAATACACACATTTTGCAGCAATAATGAGATCAATCGAATTTTAATGCCCCAGGTATAATTAATAGGAAGCCATAACATCAGTATATTATCATGACCCACCATAACGGCGACGCCAACAGATAAGGTTAATATGGCGGCAACCAGTAAGGCGCGTTCCTGAGGGTTGAATGCATAGAGAATGCAGGCATACATACCGTGAAGGAGCAGAATCAGAAAGATAACCATCTGAAAACCAATGGAGTACCACCGCGAAAAATCAACAGCTGCCTGTGATCCAAAGCGAACAGGTTTGCTAATTCCGCCCATATACGGGCTGTCGTGATTAGCTACGCGAATCAGCAATTCAATCGTTGTTGTTCCTTCCTGATCGTAGGTTCCCGTATATGAGGTACTTCTGGGTATATATGTATTGCTATCCATAGCGACCGTACCCATGCCCCCGTCGGCGACTCCGTTCATCTCAATCTCGGACGAACTTCGAATTCCCTTGAACCAGAAGGTGACCGGTGTCTGAAGTGGATCTGTCAAAATGCGCAATCGATATGTTCCGTAACCGAATGAACCCTCTTGTTCCTGACTCTGTGCACTTCCCCAGTCTCCAGGGACTTGGACACTCTTCGCACCGCCATTCCTCTTCGTAAAATCTTGTTGGGTCAGCAACTCATCCGGGTAAAGTTCCCACTCCCCATTTAGGTACATGACCGGAGATTGCTCCAGATCTACGCCCCTTAAGTCAATCACTCCATTAACGGCGCGATGCTCATCAAAAGTGTGGAAAAACGTCGACCATGCCGAGCGCATGCCAATCAACACTCCAAAAATGATCAGTATGATGATCAGATATCTGTAACGTTTCACAGGTTTCGTATGCAATGATTTCATAGATTTATGTTTTCATGACTTTGGTTAAACCGAGCTTCCAGTCCTGATACCATTCGCTAATGTTTTCACTGACTGGTATCTCCAAATCTTGCTCCATTCTGGTGGTTAAGAGACGATACTGCTCCTCCACACCGAGATCGTTGTGCATTTCATCATACAATTTCATTAGAACAAAATAACTTTCTTCCTCATCCGGAAGCATCTGCTGGATACGACGCGTGCTCTCAATCACTTTCTCCCCCAGCCCCTGTTGCTGGTAATACAGACTTAGTTGTCTCATATGATACAACCACAGGTAGCGTAGTCTTTCTCGCTCAGGTTCAGCCCACATATATTCGTAATTGCCAAGATACGTGCCCTTGTATAGATGAAGCGCTTGCTCATAGGCATGAACGGTACTGTTATCCACGACTTTCCATTGCCTGATCTCTTGTTCCCACTGCTCACTATCCAACTGAGCTTCACCCAATTCGAGCCGATAGCCAGCTTCCAGGTGTCCACTCTGAATAGTGATCATATCCATGTTGCATGCTTTCAGGGTTTGGCGGACATGATACATTGCGGTATAGAGCTGATGCACCGTCTTGTCCTCTTCCAATTCAGGCCACAGCATCTCCAGCAACACGCTGCGATGAATTGTCTGATTCCGGTGGTGAAGTAAATAGGCAAATAGCTCCTGTGCCTTACTTGTACGCCACTTGGCAACTTGGATATCCCTGTCTGGAAGCTTGAATT belongs to Paenibacillus sp. FSL H8-0079 and includes:
- a CDS encoding response regulator, which produces MKVILVDDERLALIGLQKSLEKEVSGIEIIATYMNPTEAIGGIMEHRPDVVFLDIHMPEMDGMDLGKQIQATVPGVEIIFVTSYDQYAVHAFDLQALDYVMKPIQKDRLKQTVSRVREKLSSKREQRSKDIDVPLICCFNQIQFKLPDRDIQVAKWRTSKAQELFAYLLHHRNQTIHRSVLLEMLWPELEEDKTVHQLYTAMYHVRQTLKACNMDMITIQSGHLEAGYRLELGEAQLDSEQWEQEIRQWKVVDNSTVHAYEQALHLYKGTYLGNYEYMWAEPERERLRYLWLYHMRQLSLYYQQQGLGEKVIESTRRIQQMLPDEEESYFVLMKLYDEMHNDLGVEEQYRLLTTRMEQDLEIPVSENISEWYQDWKLGLTKVMKT